One genomic window of Daphnia pulex isolate KAP4 chromosome 10, ASM2113471v1 includes the following:
- the LOC124203919 gene encoding uncharacterized protein LOC124203919 isoform X1, whose product MVTTQMRCILVTVLVAVCCNCQSDNPGGSSSWEKLQISPDPLSSMEYGNFLVEIYEHANNHKPTTTASEKKYFYSPLALLDHKSAFVTYNKFTKQTEMRFRIEMWNDKVQNEVVKHLNEMQMDGHEIKSNKVRVIPLEKVILVSKRPTMDYSLSPEWTNYDKSKILWLSLSCYDQKICDELANEMRSVPKHADHFKLLYSLSSQTSQTKQTTISIDSVTSGQMVSTLLQKFGDKKEIFLTANDEKKMLAETVTSIRMDTFDDYEVLSPDTESQILSILKDLLVTSRTTIKEQRDKMWDSVFWIEDNYRPDKTTKTLNEIINKLDKETQKKLSDMFKTRENEERIQHNFDSNSWADVDRISSVISGKMANDSDSSRRVEILKEDVEKLLQESRNHVEWDGERFVPKPMQLSRINLAKFRDSQSFQDRNLRVRYTSAELSAPIKFVEHAELTVTGEWNNLKDEFQATTELLNITVNNLVKINAELSHVKNNLTNKLEGTKKELEKTKITLEETRSNLSTQLNETKQELLKTRPDFLKTFDDLSTKLNATSKELAELKTMARNLSTEFEMTKKELGKTKIDLEETRTNVKNLSTQLNATKKELAELKTKTGNFSTEFDKTKKELGKTKIDLEETRTNVKNLSTQLNATKKELAETKITAGNFSTELKETKQDLLKTRADLTKKDDDLSIKLKATEKELAGLKTTTGNFSTEFDRTKKDLGKTKIDLEETKSNVKNLSTQLNATEKQLAETKITAGNLSTELKETKQDLLKTRTDLTNKDDDLSTKIKEHELKVAEENLSTVKEIFYVLGITTNLSTTRTVVGQMPTSCADLERNGQKVNGFFLVKGSKKMETVYCNFYPNQTAKQKWIGYADVKSAPVHFYVQRNSSFDTKDTPLPFDLVRVNEGNAMNLITGKFTAPQPGTYFFSFAAVVRLSSSSTFVDFYSHLYLNGNPIGSSKVYEHKSPGDQWNPLTLQSTLNLKKGDQLWVQNWYRDDSASTLYDGGNRYTHFTGFLLEEEIFDSL is encoded by the exons ATGGTTACTACACAAATGAGGTGCATCCTCGTTACAGTTTTGGTTGCCGTTTGCTGCAACTGCCAATCGGACAACCCCggtggttcttcttcttgggagAAACTGCAAATCTCACCGGACCCGTTAAGTTCCATGGAGTACGGCAACTTTCTCGTTGAAATTTACGAACACGCCAATAATCACAAGCCAACGACAACTGCCagtgagaaaaaatatttctactcTCCTCTTGCCCTATTGGACCATAAAAGTGCCTTTGTTACTTACAATAAGTTTACGAAGCAAACAGAGATGAGATTCCGCattgaaatgtggaacgaCAAAGTCCAAAATGAAGTTGtcaaacatttgaatgaaatgcAAATGGATGGCCATGAAATCAAATCCAATAAAGTGAGAGTCATTCCCTTGGAAAAGGTCATTCTCGTCAGCAAAAGACCCACAATGGATTATTCGCTATCGCCAGAGTGGACGAATTATGACAAGAGCAAAATCCTTTGGCTTTCTCTGTCGTGTTATGACCAGAAAATCTGCGACGAACTGGCCAATGAAATGCGATCCGTTCCCAAACATGCAGACCATTTCAAACTCCTGTACAGTTTGTCATCGCAGACGTCGCAAACCAAACAGACGACCATCAGCATTGACAGCGTCACTTCCGGTCAAATGGTCTCGACtcttttacagaaatttggtgacaaaaaagaaatttttctgacggccaacgacgagaagaaaatgttggcggAAACGGTCACTAGCATCCGAATGGACACATTTGACGACTACGAGGTCTTGTCTCCGGACACGGAATCCCAAATTTTGagtattttaaaagatttgctGGTCACGTCCAGAACGACCATCAAAGAGCAAAGGGATAAAATGTGGGACTCGGTTTTCTGGATTGAGGACAATTACCGGCCGGACaaaacgacgaaaactttGAACGAAATCATCAACAAACTGGACAAggaaactcaaaagaaattgtCGGATATGTTTAAAACTCGagagaatgaagaaagaatCCAACACAATTTCGACTCAAACAGTTGGGCTGATGTGGACCGAATAAGTTCAGTCATTTCAGGGAAAATGGCGAACGATTCCGATAGTTCCCGGCGGGTTGAAATTTTGAAGGAAGACGTGGAAAAGTTATTACAAGAAAGTAGAAATCACGTCGAATGGGACGGAGAAAGATTTGTGCCCAAACCGATGCAATTGAGCAGAATCAATTTGGCCAAATTTCGTGATTCTCAATCGTTTCAGGATCGCAACCTCCGTGTCCGTTACACAAGCGctgaactatcagcgccaatCAAATTTGTAGAACACGCAGAATTGACCGTCACTGGCGAATGGAACAATTTAAAGGACGAATTCCAag CCACTACTGAGCTCTTAAACATAACCGTGAACAACTTGGTGAAAATAAATGCCGAGCTTAGTCATGTGAAGAACAACTTGACTAATAAATTAGAAG GGACTAAAAAGGAGTTggagaaaaccaaaatcacCTTGGAGGAAACGAGGTCCAATTTATCTACCCAGTTAAATG AGACTAAGCAGGAGTTGTTGAAAACGAGGCCCGATTTCCTAAAAACCTTTGATGatttatcaacaaaattaaatg CAACTAGCAAAGAATTGGCAGAATTGAAAACCATGGCCAGAAATTTGTCAACTGAATTCGAAA TGACTAAAAAGGAGTTGgggaaaaccaaaatcgaCTTGGAGGAAACGAGGACCAATGTTAAGAATTTATCTACACAGTTAAAtg caactaaaaaagaattggcagAATTGAAAACCAAGACcggaaatttttcaactgaattcgaca AGACTAAAAAGGAGTTAgggaaaaccaaaatcgaCTTGGAGGAAACAAGGACCAATGTTAAGAATTTATCTACACAGTTAaatg CGACTAAGAAAGAATTAGCAGAAACGAAAATCACAGCTGGAAATTTCTCAACTGAACTCAAAG AGACTAAGCAGGATTTGCTGAAAACAAGGGCtgatttgacaaaaaaagacgatgatttgtcaatcaaattaaaag CgactgaaaaagaattggcagGATTGAAAACCACGACcggaaatttttcaactgaattcgaca GGACTAAAAAGGATTTGgggaaaaccaaaatcgaCTTGGAGGAAACAAAGAGCAATGTTAAGAATTTATCTACACAGTTAAATG cGACTGAAAAACAATTAGCAGAAACGAAAATCACAGCCGGAAATTTGTCAACTGAACTCAAAG AGACTAAGCAGGATTTGCTGAAAACGAGGACTGATTTAACCAATAAAGACGATGATTtgtcaacaaaaataaaag AACACGAACTTAAAGTCGCCGAGGAAAATCTGAGTACAGTGAAAG AAATTTTCTATGTTTTGGGAATTACAACAAATTTGAGCACAACGAGAACGGTCGTTGGTCAAATGCCAACCTCGTGTGCAGATCTGGAGCGAAATGGACAAAAAGTCAATGGATTCTTTTTGGTAAAGGGATCGAAAAAGATGGAAACGGTTTACTGTAACTTTTATCCTAATCAAACTG CCAAGCAAAAATGGATTGGAtacgccgacgtcaaatcggcgcccgtccatttctacgtccagagaaattcttcatttgacACAAAAGACACTCCGCTTCCGTTCGATTTGGTGCGGGTGAACGAGGGAAATGCCATGAATTTGATAACGGGGAAATTCACGGCACCGCAACCGggaacttattttttctcattcgcGGCAGTGGTGCGtctttcatcttcatcaacttttgttgatttttattctcatCTTTATTTGAACGGGAATCCAATCGGGTCGAGTAAAGTTTACGAGCATAAAAGCCCCGGTGATCAATGGAATCCGTTGACCCTCCAGTCGacgctgaacttgaaaaaaggagATCAACTCTGGGTGCAGAATTGGTATCGTGATGATTCAGCCTCGACTTTGTATGACGGCGGTAACCGCTACacccatttcacgggtttcttgttggaggaggaaattttCGACTCCCTTTGA
- the LOC124203919 gene encoding uncharacterized protein LOC124203919 isoform X3 — protein MVTTQMRCILVTVLVAVCCNCQSDNPGGSSSWEKLQISPDPLSSMEYGNFLVEIYEHANNHKPTTTASEKKYFYSPLALLDHKSAFVTYNKFTKQTEMRFRIEMWNDKVQNEVVKHLNEMQMDGHEIKSNKVRVIPLEKVILVSKRPTMDYSLSPEWTNYDKSKILWLSLSCYDQKICDELANEMRSVPKHADHFKLLYSLSSQTSQTKQTTISIDSVTSGQMVSTLLQKFGDKKEIFLTANDEKKMLAETVTSIRMDTFDDYEVLSPDTESQILSILKDLLVTSRTTIKEQRDKMWDSVFWIEDNYRPDKTTKTLNEIINKLDKETQKKLSDMFKTRENEERIQHNFDSNSWADVDRISSVISGKMANDSDSSRRVEILKEDVEKLLQESRNHVEWDGERFVPKPMQLSRINLAKFRDSQSFQDRNLRVRYTSAELSAPIKFVEHAELTVTGEWNNLKDEFQATTELLNITVNNLVKINAELSHVKNNLTNKLEGTKKELEKTKITLEETRSNLSTQLNETKQELLKTRPDFLKTFDDLSTKLNATSKELAELKTMARNLSTEFEMTKKELGKTKIDLEETRTNVKNLSTQLNATKKELAELKTKTGNFSTEFDKTKKELGKTKIDLEETRTNVKNLSTQLNETKQDLLKTRADLTKKDDDLSIKLKATEKELAGLKTTTGNFSTEFDRTKKDLGKTKIDLEETKSNVKNLSTQLNATEKQLAETKITAGNLSTELKETKQDLLKTRTDLTNKDDDLSTKIKEHELKVAEENLSTVKEIFYVLGITTNLSTTRTVVGQMPTSCADLERNGQKVNGFFLVKGSKKMETVYCNFYPNQTAKQKWIGYADVKSAPVHFYVQRNSSFDTKDTPLPFDLVRVNEGNAMNLITGKFTAPQPGTYFFSFAAVVRLSSSSTFVDFYSHLYLNGNPIGSSKVYEHKSPGDQWNPLTLQSTLNLKKGDQLWVQNWYRDDSASTLYDGGNRYTHFTGFLLEEEIFDSL, from the exons ATGGTTACTACACAAATGAGGTGCATCCTCGTTACAGTTTTGGTTGCCGTTTGCTGCAACTGCCAATCGGACAACCCCggtggttcttcttcttgggagAAACTGCAAATCTCACCGGACCCGTTAAGTTCCATGGAGTACGGCAACTTTCTCGTTGAAATTTACGAACACGCCAATAATCACAAGCCAACGACAACTGCCagtgagaaaaaatatttctactcTCCTCTTGCCCTATTGGACCATAAAAGTGCCTTTGTTACTTACAATAAGTTTACGAAGCAAACAGAGATGAGATTCCGCattgaaatgtggaacgaCAAAGTCCAAAATGAAGTTGtcaaacatttgaatgaaatgcAAATGGATGGCCATGAAATCAAATCCAATAAAGTGAGAGTCATTCCCTTGGAAAAGGTCATTCTCGTCAGCAAAAGACCCACAATGGATTATTCGCTATCGCCAGAGTGGACGAATTATGACAAGAGCAAAATCCTTTGGCTTTCTCTGTCGTGTTATGACCAGAAAATCTGCGACGAACTGGCCAATGAAATGCGATCCGTTCCCAAACATGCAGACCATTTCAAACTCCTGTACAGTTTGTCATCGCAGACGTCGCAAACCAAACAGACGACCATCAGCATTGACAGCGTCACTTCCGGTCAAATGGTCTCGACtcttttacagaaatttggtgacaaaaaagaaatttttctgacggccaacgacgagaagaaaatgttggcggAAACGGTCACTAGCATCCGAATGGACACATTTGACGACTACGAGGTCTTGTCTCCGGACACGGAATCCCAAATTTTGagtattttaaaagatttgctGGTCACGTCCAGAACGACCATCAAAGAGCAAAGGGATAAAATGTGGGACTCGGTTTTCTGGATTGAGGACAATTACCGGCCGGACaaaacgacgaaaactttGAACGAAATCATCAACAAACTGGACAAggaaactcaaaagaaattgtCGGATATGTTTAAAACTCGagagaatgaagaaagaatCCAACACAATTTCGACTCAAACAGTTGGGCTGATGTGGACCGAATAAGTTCAGTCATTTCAGGGAAAATGGCGAACGATTCCGATAGTTCCCGGCGGGTTGAAATTTTGAAGGAAGACGTGGAAAAGTTATTACAAGAAAGTAGAAATCACGTCGAATGGGACGGAGAAAGATTTGTGCCCAAACCGATGCAATTGAGCAGAATCAATTTGGCCAAATTTCGTGATTCTCAATCGTTTCAGGATCGCAACCTCCGTGTCCGTTACACAAGCGctgaactatcagcgccaatCAAATTTGTAGAACACGCAGAATTGACCGTCACTGGCGAATGGAACAATTTAAAGGACGAATTCCAag CCACTACTGAGCTCTTAAACATAACCGTGAACAACTTGGTGAAAATAAATGCCGAGCTTAGTCATGTGAAGAACAACTTGACTAATAAATTAGAAG GGACTAAAAAGGAGTTggagaaaaccaaaatcacCTTGGAGGAAACGAGGTCCAATTTATCTACCCAGTTAAATG AGACTAAGCAGGAGTTGTTGAAAACGAGGCCCGATTTCCTAAAAACCTTTGATGatttatcaacaaaattaaatg CAACTAGCAAAGAATTGGCAGAATTGAAAACCATGGCCAGAAATTTGTCAACTGAATTCGAAA TGACTAAAAAGGAGTTGgggaaaaccaaaatcgaCTTGGAGGAAACGAGGACCAATGTTAAGAATTTATCTACACAGTTAAAtg caactaaaaaagaattggcagAATTGAAAACCAAGACcggaaatttttcaactgaattcgaca AGACTAAAAAGGAGTTAgggaaaaccaaaatcgaCTTGGAGGAAACAAGGACCAATGTTAAGAATTTATCTACACAGTTAaatg AGACTAAGCAGGATTTGCTGAAAACAAGGGCtgatttgacaaaaaaagacgatgatttgtcaatcaaattaaaag CgactgaaaaagaattggcagGATTGAAAACCACGACcggaaatttttcaactgaattcgaca GGACTAAAAAGGATTTGgggaaaaccaaaatcgaCTTGGAGGAAACAAAGAGCAATGTTAAGAATTTATCTACACAGTTAAATG cGACTGAAAAACAATTAGCAGAAACGAAAATCACAGCCGGAAATTTGTCAACTGAACTCAAAG AGACTAAGCAGGATTTGCTGAAAACGAGGACTGATTTAACCAATAAAGACGATGATTtgtcaacaaaaataaaag AACACGAACTTAAAGTCGCCGAGGAAAATCTGAGTACAGTGAAAG AAATTTTCTATGTTTTGGGAATTACAACAAATTTGAGCACAACGAGAACGGTCGTTGGTCAAATGCCAACCTCGTGTGCAGATCTGGAGCGAAATGGACAAAAAGTCAATGGATTCTTTTTGGTAAAGGGATCGAAAAAGATGGAAACGGTTTACTGTAACTTTTATCCTAATCAAACTG CCAAGCAAAAATGGATTGGAtacgccgacgtcaaatcggcgcccgtccatttctacgtccagagaaattcttcatttgacACAAAAGACACTCCGCTTCCGTTCGATTTGGTGCGGGTGAACGAGGGAAATGCCATGAATTTGATAACGGGGAAATTCACGGCACCGCAACCGggaacttattttttctcattcgcGGCAGTGGTGCGtctttcatcttcatcaacttttgttgatttttattctcatCTTTATTTGAACGGGAATCCAATCGGGTCGAGTAAAGTTTACGAGCATAAAAGCCCCGGTGATCAATGGAATCCGTTGACCCTCCAGTCGacgctgaacttgaaaaaaggagATCAACTCTGGGTGCAGAATTGGTATCGTGATGATTCAGCCTCGACTTTGTATGACGGCGGTAACCGCTACacccatttcacgggtttcttgttggaggaggaaattttCGACTCCCTTTGA
- the LOC124203919 gene encoding CAP-Gly domain-containing linker protein 1-like isoform X2 codes for MVTTQMRCILVTVLVAVCCNCQSDNPGGSSSWEKLQISPDPLSSMEYGNFLVEIYEHANNHKPTTTASEKKYFYSPLALLDHKSAFVTYNKFTKQTEMRFRIEMWNDKVQNEVVKHLNEMQMDGHEIKSNKVRVIPLEKVILVSKRPTMDYSLSPEWTNYDKSKILWLSLSCYDQKICDELANEMRSVPKHADHFKLLYSLSSQTSQTKQTTISIDSVTSGQMVSTLLQKFGDKKEIFLTANDEKKMLAETVTSIRMDTFDDYEVLSPDTESQILSILKDLLVTSRTTIKEQRDKMWDSVFWIEDNYRPDKTTKTLNEIINKLDKETQKKLSDMFKTRENEERIQHNFDSNSWADVDRISSVISGKMANDSDSSRRVEILKEDVEKLLQESRNHVEWDGERFVPKPMQLSRINLAKFRDSQSFQDRNLRVRYTSAELSAPIKFVEHAELTVTGEWNNLKDEFQATTELLNITVNNLVKINAELSHVKNNLTNKLEGTKKELEKTKITLEETRSNLSTQLNETKQELLKTRPDFLKTFDDLSTKLNATSKELAELKTMARNLSTEFEMTKKELGKTKIDLEETRTNVKNLSTQLNELAELKTKTGNFSTEFDKTKKELGKTKIDLEETRTNVKNLSTQLNATKKELAETKITAGNFSTELKETKQDLLKTRADLTKKDDDLSIKLKATEKELAGLKTTTGNFSTEFDRTKKDLGKTKIDLEETKSNVKNLSTQLNATEKQLAETKITAGNLSTELKETKQDLLKTRTDLTNKDDDLSTKIKEHELKVAEENLSTVKEIFYVLGITTNLSTTRTVVGQMPTSCADLERNGQKVNGFFLVKGSKKMETVYCNFYPNQTAKQKWIGYADVKSAPVHFYVQRNSSFDTKDTPLPFDLVRVNEGNAMNLITGKFTAPQPGTYFFSFAAVVRLSSSSTFVDFYSHLYLNGNPIGSSKVYEHKSPGDQWNPLTLQSTLNLKKGDQLWVQNWYRDDSASTLYDGGNRYTHFTGFLLEEEIFDSL; via the exons ATGGTTACTACACAAATGAGGTGCATCCTCGTTACAGTTTTGGTTGCCGTTTGCTGCAACTGCCAATCGGACAACCCCggtggttcttcttcttgggagAAACTGCAAATCTCACCGGACCCGTTAAGTTCCATGGAGTACGGCAACTTTCTCGTTGAAATTTACGAACACGCCAATAATCACAAGCCAACGACAACTGCCagtgagaaaaaatatttctactcTCCTCTTGCCCTATTGGACCATAAAAGTGCCTTTGTTACTTACAATAAGTTTACGAAGCAAACAGAGATGAGATTCCGCattgaaatgtggaacgaCAAAGTCCAAAATGAAGTTGtcaaacatttgaatgaaatgcAAATGGATGGCCATGAAATCAAATCCAATAAAGTGAGAGTCATTCCCTTGGAAAAGGTCATTCTCGTCAGCAAAAGACCCACAATGGATTATTCGCTATCGCCAGAGTGGACGAATTATGACAAGAGCAAAATCCTTTGGCTTTCTCTGTCGTGTTATGACCAGAAAATCTGCGACGAACTGGCCAATGAAATGCGATCCGTTCCCAAACATGCAGACCATTTCAAACTCCTGTACAGTTTGTCATCGCAGACGTCGCAAACCAAACAGACGACCATCAGCATTGACAGCGTCACTTCCGGTCAAATGGTCTCGACtcttttacagaaatttggtgacaaaaaagaaatttttctgacggccaacgacgagaagaaaatgttggcggAAACGGTCACTAGCATCCGAATGGACACATTTGACGACTACGAGGTCTTGTCTCCGGACACGGAATCCCAAATTTTGagtattttaaaagatttgctGGTCACGTCCAGAACGACCATCAAAGAGCAAAGGGATAAAATGTGGGACTCGGTTTTCTGGATTGAGGACAATTACCGGCCGGACaaaacgacgaaaactttGAACGAAATCATCAACAAACTGGACAAggaaactcaaaagaaattgtCGGATATGTTTAAAACTCGagagaatgaagaaagaatCCAACACAATTTCGACTCAAACAGTTGGGCTGATGTGGACCGAATAAGTTCAGTCATTTCAGGGAAAATGGCGAACGATTCCGATAGTTCCCGGCGGGTTGAAATTTTGAAGGAAGACGTGGAAAAGTTATTACAAGAAAGTAGAAATCACGTCGAATGGGACGGAGAAAGATTTGTGCCCAAACCGATGCAATTGAGCAGAATCAATTTGGCCAAATTTCGTGATTCTCAATCGTTTCAGGATCGCAACCTCCGTGTCCGTTACACAAGCGctgaactatcagcgccaatCAAATTTGTAGAACACGCAGAATTGACCGTCACTGGCGAATGGAACAATTTAAAGGACGAATTCCAag CCACTACTGAGCTCTTAAACATAACCGTGAACAACTTGGTGAAAATAAATGCCGAGCTTAGTCATGTGAAGAACAACTTGACTAATAAATTAGAAG GGACTAAAAAGGAGTTggagaaaaccaaaatcacCTTGGAGGAAACGAGGTCCAATTTATCTACCCAGTTAAATG AGACTAAGCAGGAGTTGTTGAAAACGAGGCCCGATTTCCTAAAAACCTTTGATGatttatcaacaaaattaaatg CAACTAGCAAAGAATTGGCAGAATTGAAAACCATGGCCAGAAATTTGTCAACTGAATTCGAAA TGACTAAAAAGGAGTTGgggaaaaccaaaatcgaCTTGGAGGAAACGAGGACCAATGTTAAGAATTTATCTACACAGTTAAAtg aattggcagAATTGAAAACCAAGACcggaaatttttcaactgaattcgaca AGACTAAAAAGGAGTTAgggaaaaccaaaatcgaCTTGGAGGAAACAAGGACCAATGTTAAGAATTTATCTACACAGTTAaatg CGACTAAGAAAGAATTAGCAGAAACGAAAATCACAGCTGGAAATTTCTCAACTGAACTCAAAG AGACTAAGCAGGATTTGCTGAAAACAAGGGCtgatttgacaaaaaaagacgatgatttgtcaatcaaattaaaag CgactgaaaaagaattggcagGATTGAAAACCACGACcggaaatttttcaactgaattcgaca GGACTAAAAAGGATTTGgggaaaaccaaaatcgaCTTGGAGGAAACAAAGAGCAATGTTAAGAATTTATCTACACAGTTAAATG cGACTGAAAAACAATTAGCAGAAACGAAAATCACAGCCGGAAATTTGTCAACTGAACTCAAAG AGACTAAGCAGGATTTGCTGAAAACGAGGACTGATTTAACCAATAAAGACGATGATTtgtcaacaaaaataaaag AACACGAACTTAAAGTCGCCGAGGAAAATCTGAGTACAGTGAAAG AAATTTTCTATGTTTTGGGAATTACAACAAATTTGAGCACAACGAGAACGGTCGTTGGTCAAATGCCAACCTCGTGTGCAGATCTGGAGCGAAATGGACAAAAAGTCAATGGATTCTTTTTGGTAAAGGGATCGAAAAAGATGGAAACGGTTTACTGTAACTTTTATCCTAATCAAACTG CCAAGCAAAAATGGATTGGAtacgccgacgtcaaatcggcgcccgtccatttctacgtccagagaaattcttcatttgacACAAAAGACACTCCGCTTCCGTTCGATTTGGTGCGGGTGAACGAGGGAAATGCCATGAATTTGATAACGGGGAAATTCACGGCACCGCAACCGggaacttattttttctcattcgcGGCAGTGGTGCGtctttcatcttcatcaacttttgttgatttttattctcatCTTTATTTGAACGGGAATCCAATCGGGTCGAGTAAAGTTTACGAGCATAAAAGCCCCGGTGATCAATGGAATCCGTTGACCCTCCAGTCGacgctgaacttgaaaaaaggagATCAACTCTGGGTGCAGAATTGGTATCGTGATGATTCAGCCTCGACTTTGTATGACGGCGGTAACCGCTACacccatttcacgggtttcttgttggaggaggaaattttCGACTCCCTTTGA